The proteins below are encoded in one region of Reichenbachiella sp. 5M10:
- a CDS encoding glycosyl hydrolase 53 family protein, producing the protein MFTFLTKRMGIILCALVLCLISPLAHAQFVKGADISWQSEMIASGYQWYDDSGYSRPLHDILKDHHMSAIRLRVWVNPASGWNNQSDVVTKAVWAKNAGMDVMIDFHYSDTWADPGHQTPPAAWSGYNMSQMMNAVWNHTVSVLTAVKNAGVTPKWVQIGNETNDGMMWPLGKASTNGFQNYAWLVNTGNNASKSVFPNAKTIVHLANGENLSVLQWNLDGLASYGATYDIIGLSLYPGSSWQSTVSNYAYNIGYLSNRYGKSTMLCEVGMAASPIATSYDALYEIINQSAANGSLGVFYWEPQGYNNWAGYGKHCWQSNGQPTWALDAFVWSNGGSRVADISEAQSAPQIDVQVYPNPVQNQLKIDIGSHESGEATVYSLEGQALARLQLSSGDNAIDMSAWQTGMYLLTVRSGEEEIQTKVMKE; encoded by the coding sequence ATGTTTACATTTTTAACCAAGAGGATGGGAATCATCCTCTGTGCACTCGTGCTATGCCTGATTTCTCCTTTGGCACACGCACAATTCGTCAAAGGAGCCGACATCAGTTGGCAGAGTGAGATGATCGCCTCGGGCTATCAGTGGTACGATGATAGCGGATACAGTAGACCACTACATGACATCCTCAAGGATCACCACATGAGTGCCATCCGCCTCCGTGTGTGGGTCAATCCTGCCAGTGGATGGAACAACCAAAGTGATGTCGTCACCAAAGCGGTATGGGCCAAGAATGCCGGGATGGATGTGATGATTGATTTTCACTACAGTGACACTTGGGCAGATCCGGGCCATCAAACTCCACCAGCGGCATGGTCAGGCTACAACATGAGCCAGATGATGAATGCCGTATGGAACCATACGGTCAGTGTTTTGACAGCTGTCAAAAATGCAGGCGTAACCCCCAAATGGGTTCAGATCGGTAACGAGACCAATGATGGGATGATGTGGCCTCTGGGCAAAGCATCCACCAATGGTTTTCAGAACTACGCTTGGTTGGTCAATACGGGGAACAATGCCTCCAAATCGGTATTCCCGAATGCAAAGACTATCGTGCATCTCGCGAATGGCGAGAACCTGTCTGTGTTGCAATGGAACCTGGATGGCTTGGCGAGTTATGGAGCGACCTATGACATTATTGGGCTTTCGCTGTATCCGGGATCTTCTTGGCAATCTACGGTGAGCAACTACGCATACAACATCGGCTACCTATCCAACCGCTACGGCAAGAGTACCATGCTCTGCGAAGTAGGCATGGCTGCCTCACCGATCGCTACGTCCTACGATGCGCTCTACGAAATCATCAACCAATCAGCAGCCAACGGTAGTTTGGGGGTGTTCTATTGGGAGCCACAGGGCTACAACAACTGGGCAGGCTATGGCAAGCACTGCTGGCAGAGCAACGGCCAGCCGACTTGGGCACTGGATGCCTTCGTCTGGTCCAATGGAGGGTCGAGAGTGGCGGATATCAGCGAGGCACAGTCAGCGCCGCAGATAGATGTCCAAGTCTACCCCAACCCTGTGCAAAACCAACTGAAAATCGATATCGGGAGTCATGAGAGTGGTGAAGCGACCGTCTACAGCCTAGAAGGTCAAGCGCTGGCTCGCTTGCAGTTGTCATCGGGTGACAATGCCATCGATATGTCTGCTTGGCAAACAGGCATGTACTTGCTCACGGTTCGCTCGGGAGAGGAGGAAATCCAAACCAAAGTGATGAAGGAGTAG
- a CDS encoding glycosyl hydrolase 53 family protein produces MNQIPKMNLLFAFLMLLTLWNCSEDEGSTPDPDPEPEPEVVDFQFGADLSYVNQILDQGGIFQVEGQETNPYKIFADKGNQIVRLRLWHTPTWTQEVYGEDGTQMYNDLADVERAIVASKAAGMQVLLDFHYSDTWADPEKQYVPEAWADITDIAVLEDSVYNYTHKTLTYLNDKGLMPEYVQLGNETNCGMMYSDAKAAFPNCNVCNDSWTNFRAVINKGILAVNDVEANSTVDTQVILHVADPKNVDWWFDNLGLSGYDIIGFSYYPLWHTTIGLSQLEETVAGFKAKYRKDVMILETAYPWTTEGDDSYNNLFGGEEALSGYPYTPTGQSDLLQSITQSMINAGGMGVIYWEPAWISSDMKDLWGTGSAWENNAFFDYDGNANAGFDYMTATYEGQE; encoded by the coding sequence ATGAATCAGATACCCAAGATGAACCTCTTATTCGCCTTTTTGATGTTGTTGACCCTGTGGAACTGCAGTGAGGACGAAGGATCAACTCCTGATCCCGATCCAGAACCAGAACCGGAAGTAGTTGATTTTCAGTTTGGCGCTGATTTGTCTTATGTCAATCAGATTTTGGACCAAGGAGGGATTTTTCAAGTAGAAGGACAGGAGACGAATCCTTACAAGATTTTTGCCGACAAGGGAAACCAAATCGTGAGGCTCAGACTGTGGCACACGCCGACATGGACACAAGAGGTCTACGGCGAGGACGGAACCCAGATGTACAATGATCTAGCCGATGTGGAGCGTGCGATCGTCGCGAGCAAGGCCGCAGGGATGCAGGTACTTTTGGATTTTCACTACAGTGATACCTGGGCAGATCCAGAGAAGCAGTATGTGCCTGAGGCATGGGCAGATATCACAGATATCGCGGTGCTAGAGGACTCGGTCTACAACTACACGCACAAGACACTGACCTATCTCAACGACAAAGGCCTGATGCCAGAGTACGTACAGTTAGGCAATGAGACCAACTGCGGCATGATGTACTCGGATGCCAAAGCGGCTTTCCCAAATTGCAACGTGTGCAACGACAGTTGGACGAATTTTAGAGCGGTGATCAACAAGGGCATCTTGGCCGTCAACGATGTAGAAGCCAATTCTACGGTGGATACTCAGGTCATCCTACACGTCGCTGATCCCAAGAACGTCGACTGGTGGTTTGACAACCTCGGACTATCGGGGTACGACATCATCGGGTTTTCATATTACCCACTGTGGCACACGACGATTGGTTTGTCGCAGTTGGAGGAGACGGTTGCGGGCTTCAAGGCCAAATACCGTAAGGACGTGATGATCCTAGAGACAGCCTACCCATGGACGACCGAGGGAGACGATAGTTACAACAACCTCTTCGGTGGAGAAGAGGCACTGTCAGGCTATCCATACACGCCGACTGGACAATCGGATTTGTTGCAATCCATCACGCAGAGCATGATCAATGCCGGCGGAATGGGTGTCATTTATTGGGAGCCTGCTTGGATTTCTTCGGATATGAAGGACCTCTGGGGTACAGGCTCTGCTTGGGAGAACAACGCATTTTTTGATTATGACGGCAATGCCAACGCCGGATTTGACTACATGACCGCTACCTATGAGGGGCAGGAGTAA